Genomic DNA from Trichoderma asperellum chromosome 5, complete sequence:
GGACGTTATACGGCGGCACCAGGGCCTCGTTGTGGAGGAAGAACATGTTGCTGGGCAGCTGGGGAGCTTCTTTGACGAGTTCGCCTCCGACCGTCCTCTTggcctctttctccttctgcttGAGCTCTTCCTTTAACCGGTTTTCCTTGAGTCGGGTGTCTTGGAGTCCCATGACTCGTTTGACCTGAAATTTAAAAGTCAGTACTTTGCCGGTGACTGCAAATCAATCTCTTCGGTGGAAGTTGATGGACGAACCTGTCCAAACTTTCTGGTCTTCTTCGCAACACCCATGATTGCGGCGTTGGCCTCGTCAGGCTACCGGAGATGATTGACTTTTGTGGGTTATGATTCCTGGAAGTTATATAGAATTCGGACCAGTGGCTGTTGTAGGTGCGACAACCTGAGCGAAAGTGAGCTTGGCTGCTAAAGGCTTCAACTTCGTTTCTGCTGTTGAAATATGGCGAtaagaccaaaaaaagttCGGATAGATAAGATTTGCTGCAGCGCCTGGAGACTGGTGGCGGGCGGTGCACGGGCCACTTTTAGTCCATCTTAGAGGTACATGGGAGGTACCTTTTTGTGTGTGCTGCAGGCAGTCAATTCCACTAAAGGatgtagcagcagcctgctAACTCGAGCGATCTCGACGCGTCCCTCCAGATCGCGTAAAGTGATTTATTTCGTCGCTCCCAGATCCTCAAGCGAAAATGCCTGCCGCAAAGCcagaagaaaagggcgagTCCTCCAATGCCACGTCAAAGGCAGTATTGGCGGCATCTTCCAATGGATCACCCAACTACGAGCTGCCATGGTACGTCGAAAATTCAACCCCTCCAAGCGTGCAGCGATAGCTTCTGTCAGGGTATTAACGGTCGTTTTCCAGGGTGGAAAAGTACCGTCCGGTGTTCTTGGACGATGTCGTTGGTAACACGGAGACTATTGAGCGATTGAAGATAATAGCAAAGGAAGGAAACATGCCCCATGTTATCATCTCGGGCATGCCTGGTATTGGAAAGACAACCAGCGTTCTCTGCCTCGCCCGCCAGCTACTGGGAGAATCGTACAAGGAGGCCGTCCTTGAGCTCAATGCCAGTGACGAACGAGGTATAATAGCTTCCAGCCTCGGATTGGATATCAATAAGTCTCCTGCTAACTTGTTCGCATAGGTATTGACGTTGTTCGAAACAGAATAAAGGGATTTGCACAAAAGAAGGTCACTCTGCCAGCTGGCAGACATAAGCTAGTCATTCTCGACGAAGCCGACAGCATGACGTCCGGTGCCCAGCAGGCTCTTCGAAGAACTATGGAAATCTACTCCAACACCACCAGATTTGCATTCGCTTGCAATCAGTCCAATAAGATCATCGAACCGCTACAGTCACGATGCGCAATCCTTCGATACGCCAAGTTGACAGATGAACAAGTCGTCAAACGATTGATGCAGATCATCGAGGCGGAGAAGGTCGAATACAGCGATGACGGCTTAGCCGCTTTGGTGTTCAGTGCAGAGGGAGATATGCGACAGGCTATCAATAACCTGCAGTCGACGTGGGCTGGTTTCGGCTTCGTCTCAGGGGACAACGTCTTCAAGGTAGTCGATTCACCACATCCAATCAAGGTGCAAGCCATGCTGAAGGCCTGTTACGAGGGAAATGTCGACTCGGCTCTGGATACCCTCCGGGAGCTGTGGGATTTGGGATACTCGAGCCATGATATTATAAGCACAATGTTCAAGGTCACAAAGACGATGCCGACGCTTAGCGAACATTCGAAGCTGGAATTCATCAAAGAAATTGGCTTCACCCATATGAAGATTCTAGAAGGTGTCCAGACACTACTTCAGCTATCAGGGTGTGTCGCCCGGCTATGTAAACTGAACATGGATCCCAAAAGATTTAAACCGGTGTCAAAATAGGATAGAAGATAATAACGGAATACAGGTAGCGAATGTGATTTTTTTCGGCGTTGGAACTGGGGAGATGCTATACAATGTGAGGTAGTTGGGTATCATCATATGATGCTATGTACATGATCAAACACATGACCTTGGAGGGTTCGACAGGCAAAAGACTGTTCATCGTTTTACTTTTCATTGTTGTGTGCAACTTCTTGCTCATACCTGTCCCATTTTGCTTTCTCTCTAAGCCACCTCCTCTGAGCTCTCATCTCAGCTTCGTAATCTCTCAGGCGCTGGTCTGCCGAAATCATTCCTCCCAGGGTCATGGCCGATATTTGAACGTAGCTATTCGGTATATGAGCTTGTATGGTGATATAGCGGGCACATGCATATCCGATCTACTTACACTTTGAACTGGACGGTGGTTTTGCGGTAGAGCGGCGACCTGAGATAGGCCAAGGCTCCCACAATTGCTGCTCCGACGCCCCATTTAGCCGCTCCTATAAGTCCTCCCATGCCGGCTTCCCATCCGGCATTCTGTGCCTCGCCGCTCCTTAATGGATCGTGGGGGGAGATCATCTTTTTTGGAGGGGAGGACATCTTTAGAGAGCAGTGTCTATGAGATGAGACAAATTGAATGACGTTTCGGGTGTCAAGGTTCAGGCGGGAAGAGCGGGACGATGGGAGAAGACGGCAGAATACCAATCTTTAATATTCGAGGAGCTCTTGATATGAAGATGCGCTCTAGGATAAAGCAAAGTTTACATCGAACTTGGAGGCGTGAGATCTCGGATGGCTGACAGGTCGGGAAATATTGGTACGTCATAAAAAGCTTCAGGGTAGCAGCTAGGCATTTTATGAGCTTCCCCACATAGCTTTGCCTGCCTCGTACGATTATTCTGTGCGCCCGACTTTTGATGGATAAGAAAAGCAGAAGATGTTGTCTTTCCTAgtcaaattttttttttaagtacgTAAATGGGTGATGTATGTAGTTGGACTAAAACAATGGGCTGTCGAGGATTTGTACTGAATCTCCGATCAATCTATTCAACCTCTGCCGCTAATATAAGGCACTCACTCACTACCTACCTCTATAGTATCTGTACTCCCATATCACGTACTGTATCAATACCGTAGATTCTATTTGACATGACATGTATACTTCCAGAGGATCCGACATTCAGACCAGGGCAAATCAATTCGCTTAACTTTGTCACAAACAATACTAGTCGAACCACAAACGCGGATAATTTTTCATCTCTGGTCCAATTCCACGCGTGCGGCATGATGCGGCAAGTGCGGGCACTTGGTACCTAATATTTGGTACCTCTGTTACTTGATAGAGTCTTCAACAGGCACATCATGAAAACCAGACCAACTCGCTCTTATTTTTCAGCTGTGGGGTACAGACCTGCAGGTACACAACTTACTATATCAGTAAGCGGTATATGCATTTAACCAGACGCGGTCAAAGCTCTGATGACAAAAGCCCTTCCGGACacaatttctttttgttctacAACAGGCAGacaagacagaaaaaaaaaaaaaaaagcttgacACGGCAAAACCCAGCAATGATTGCGCCTCCATTGTTGCCTGGAGCTGCCAAGTCTGTGCTTGCCTGTCTATAAACTGCCGAGCGCTCAGGTCTTTgcaccttttctcttcttcgcgtCAGCACCTTGAGATTTTGTGCCTTTCGTTGAGCAAAGTTGCATACAATGGCTGAGCTTTCTCTGGACGCGTACTGGCGAGCGCCGCCAATTGCTAGGTAAGGCTACTCAATTCCCTCCTCATAGCTGGGTTTCAAGAATCACATGCTGACTGCGGCTTTCGCCATTCAGAACCGCTGCCACTGTTACCTTTGGCTTGTCTGTCGCCGTGCACATGGGGATGCTTGCAGGGGACCTCTTCCTCTATGACTTCCACTACCTGGCGCGGATTCCTCCGCAGATATGGCGCCTTGTAACATGCTTCTTGATCACCTTCCCAAATCTGGGTGTTCTCTTTGACACTTTccacatgtacatgtacatgagCCAACTGGAAAAAGGTCATCCGCGATTGTCTAGACGAGAAGATCTTGTTTGGTATCTGACATTTGTGTGCGGAACAATTCTGGTAGGTCTTTTAGTTCAAACTCTTCTGTGCTCTCCCGTGTACCCCATATATGAAAACCCCTCAAATATCTGCCCGGATAGTGCGATGCCTCTACTGCTATCACGGTTCCTGGAATTGAGGGAGATTACCCCTGCACTTGAAGTCGATCCACCTCATTCGCATTAGGACGGCTTTCGGTGTGGGCATGGTGGGATGCTGTAATGGATGACTCGTGTGACTTGCTATTCACTCGGGTGGTTTTATATGCTCCCTACATTCCCCCATTTTGATGACATTCGTGCCTGTTTTCCCCATCACACCTCTTTATTAAATCACCCCGATTCTGATTGAGGCTGACCCATGCTTCAGATACTCAATCATTTATTGGGTTTCGGGTATGGAATAATGACGCAGGCGCTCCTCCTCGCCATGGCGTATACTGTAACTCAGGAGCAACGAGGCCAGACAACGAACTACATGTTCATTAATATTCCGTCTCAGCTCGTTCCATTTGCCATGATGGCAATcaacctcttcttccccggCGGCATTAGTATTGTGTTCCTGCAGCTTCAGGGGCTGGCCGCAGCGCACTTGTATTTGTTCCTGACTAAAATCTGGCCCGATGTTGCCGGCGGGCGAAACTGGCTTGCGACTCCTGCGTTTATTCGGTCTGCAGTGAATGGAGTAGCGCCTGCGCCGCAACCATCTGCTGGAGGTAGAGGGTTTGACACAACGTCCGCCCAAAGCAGTGGTGCTTCTCGGGGACCATTACCGGACTCATGGCGCACCAGAGGACCAGGGCACCGCCTGGGTTAATTCATAACATACATATAATCATAATAATATATTGAGCGAATGAATCTCACTGGTATGCTTCTTAGTAAAAAGTTTCATGACAGTATTCATGGTTTGTTgatgtagcagcagctcattctATCCACTGCACCTAGCCGCTATAGCAGCCACAAAGATTGCGTCACGGAATACCTATTGATGTATATCAAGTTATTATGTCTTATGAATGTAATATGTATAGATTCGAATCAGAACGCCTCGGTAGGATATCCCAGGGTATAAATGATTGACAGCCATTTCCTTGCGGCTAAATACCTTACACAAACCTAACGCCGTTTTAAACAGACAAAGCCACCATACCAGACCAATCCAGATCCCATCACAGCTTgaataaagcattaataatTTTACATCGCTTAAACCTCCCAAACATGTACACCTcaaaagagaacaaaagacaaaggaaaaaaaaaaggacagcGCAAAAAGAGTGTAATCTTGGTAGCACCTTAGCATCCCCTATTCACATCCCATACAAGATGCTCTTCCCGCTGGCCAGTGGCACCTCCGTATAGGCAGCATACTTCTCGCTATTTTTGGGAGTGGGTGGACGGTTTCGCTCAAGGACAACGACGCCCGCGCCAAGTGGTCTGTCAATGAACCGAGGATCGCTCAAGAGAGGAGGCGTGATGTGTAGCTGATGATCTGTAGCGTCTCTAGGCTGCGTAGTCAAAGGTTGAAGCACGAGACTCGGAGGAGGAGCTTTCTTTGGTATATATAGCTTGGGTAGAGAGAGCGAAGAGAATCTGGAGCTCCATCGGGATGAAGATCCAACTAATGTTGGCGAAGAGTTGGGCTcagatggagatgatagCACAGAGTGTTTTGGTGTAGGGAGTGATTGTGGCTCAGGCATTCGAGAAGCGTCTTCCACGGCGGACTTGTAGGCTCGGATGATGAACGAGTCGGGGGTTCCCGGCCTGCGTTTGTGTGTAGGCTGAGGAGGTGGCAGAGAATGACTTGAGCTTGCGCTTCTGGCCTGCTTGGAGACGGTATTGGGGTCATAGGCGTGATGAGCAGGCATGGCATTATCGTGGCCGTGGATGGCAGATCTCGGGTCATGTGTGAGCTGTATATGGCCTGAGCGAGCGGCACTCTCCATGCGGTTGTAGAACTCGGCATTGGTCTCGACGGGGCCGTTTCTGGCAACGCCGTGGAACTCGGGGTAACGAGGCTGGTGAGCCACATATTCCCAGGGCTCAACCATGGTTTTGGGAGACTCAATCTCTTGTCTATAGTAGTAGCGTTGCTCGTAGAAGGGACGAGGGGAGTGCCTCTGGCGAGCGAAATAGACAACGAATAAGCAAGTGGCAAGtccgaagatgaagacgattcCGACTATgatgccgatgatggcggcTAGAGGGAGGCCTTTGGATGAGGCGGATTCAGTGTCGTTGTTACCGTCTCTTGGAGAGGCCTTGAAAGCCTGAGCAGTCTGGGAGCTGGCCAGAGCCAACAAGAGGAGATGTATTGAAGAGATCATGTTGGGTTCTGCGTACAACTGACAGAAGATAGACAGACAAGGGCTATATAAATGTACAACGGAGTTTTAACAGAAGTCTATTACCGGGAAGGTCTGCCCACTGTAGGATCGAATCGATCTTTTGCTAGTGTCAATCACCACTTTCGTGAAGATATGATACTGGCAAGTAGAGAGATCCTTACAGTTGAGCTGATCAACCCTACACAAGACAAGCGACGAGGCAGGTGACTATCTGGGCAAGAGACACATCTCTAGGAGCCGGCCGGTGGGAAAGGCCGGCAATAGATATATGACTATGACTATGCTAGCAACAATGAGCAACGCCACGCCGGAGAACACAAATCAAATATACACCCTAATCGGGGCATTACCACCACGCTGTGTTGGTTCCAATGTCAATACTGCATGTATAGGTAGGGTGCAAGCTACATActcatgtacatgtatacacaTGCATGTATGGGGCTTTTGCCAGCAGGGGCCCCGCGAGGCCTACGCAGAAAGAGGCTATGGCGCAGACTTTGCTGCCGATGGATGCTACCCTCATGGTGGCGGCCGACACATGCACGCAATCCGATCATTTTCAGGCCCGAGGGACATGAGGCGTATTAGACGAGAGGAAGCCGACGCCAAGCTGGGCAGGGGGGGTAAGCGTGAGAGAGTTCTGGGCTGCTTAATATGCCATTATGGCGATGCCATTCGTCGAGGCGTCCCGGGCCTGAACTCGCATCCCCGACTCATGACGCTCTGGCCTGCTGTACGACGTAGGGCCGTTGGGATTCTTCCATCCAAACAGATGGCGGGCACGGCTTTTGCAGGCAAAAAGACAGAGGGATCTAGTGCGAGATCAGCCAGCCTGGGACACGAAGGACTCAGAGCAAGGCCGCCTCCGGTGTGAGTGGGACAAGGACACGGAAAAGTCCTACGGGAGTAGAAGCCGTGATGAGGCCTGgctgatactgctgctagtatcAGCACGCTATGATACATACAGATATCAGAGaggaaacgaaacgaaacagAAGCGGCCCAGATCGAGCTCGGCTGAATGAGGCTCTCCCCCGGTTGACGAGGGCCAGGCAGAACAGGGCCTGAATGGTGCCTTTAGACGCCACAGACTCGTCTCCCCTGCTCGTGTTTGGCGGGCGATCCAATCAGCAGCGGCATAGACGCGCGGGCAAGAGAGCAAGCTGCGCACTTGGACGAAAGAAGATGCCGCGGAGATGGAGCCCGGACGGCAGACAAGCCGCTGTGCAACGTTTGAATGGCCTGACTCCAAGGACGGGGCCCTCTTTTCCGCCAAATTCCGCGCCCCAAGAGACTTCAAGCGATAGAGACGTGAGTGGCTGCAGGATGCCTGGGCTCCTCTCTCGACGACCCGCGCCATTGCAACCCTACCTTGTTGACGGGCTGTCAATAAACTTGAAGCGGAATCGTATTGCGCGCCAGAGGGGCAGGTCACTTTTGATTTGTGCTGTCTGAAGTAAAGACAAATTAACCCACTTTAATCCATTATATTGCGTCTAACATGGCGGATGACCGCGGCACGGCTTGACTGCACTTGCTCTTTGCCcaccttctcttttctgaCTCTTCCATATCCCTGCTGATTATCATCGCCGCCTTGAGGGGCGGGCAGAGGACACAGACGCGAGCTTTTTGCGAGTACTGAGCTTGTAATTGGTTGATTGTGCCAGGCATCGTCCCGTCTGCGGGATGGTGAACCTTGCAAGTcatagaaagagagagaaataagaGAGGAGGACAATGAACGGGTAAGAGATTTCGAAGCCAAAACACACAAGGCAAGATTTCTGTCAACGATACGATCCCGTGGCCCCCAAACTCGTGCCTTTTCTTGCTTCTATCGGACTAGAGTGAGCGGTTTTAAGAAGGATGGAG
This window encodes:
- the RFC4 gene encoding replication factor C subunit 4, which translates into the protein MPAAKPEEKGESSNATSKAVLAASSNGSPNYELPWVEKYRPVFLDDVVGNTETIERLKIIAKEGNMPHVIISGMPGIGKTTSVLCLARQLLGESYKEAVLELNASDERGIDVVRNRIKGFAQKKVTLPAGRHKLVILDEADSMTSGAQQALRRTMEIYSNTTRFAFACNQSNKIIEPLQSRCAILRYAKLTDEQVVKRLMQIIEAEKVEYSDDGLAALVFSAEGDMRQAINNLQSTWAGFGFVSGDNVFKVVDSPHPIKVQAMLKACYEGNVDSALDTLRELWDLGYSSHDIISTMFKVTKTMPTLSEHSKLEFIKEIGFTHMKILEGVQTLLQLSGCVARLCKLNMDPKRFKPVSK
- a CDS encoding uncharacterized protein (EggNog:ENOG41~TransMembrane:1 (o32-51i)), with protein sequence MSSPPKKMISPHDPLRSGEAQNAGWEAGMGGLIGAAKWGVGAAIVGALAYLRSPLYRKTTVQFKVYVQISAMTLGGMISADQRLRDYEAEMRAQRRWLREKAKWDRYEQEVAHNNEK
- a CDS encoding uncharacterized protein (TransMembrane:4 (i21-42o54-76i97-122o154-175i)), encoding MAELSLDAYWRAPPIARTAATVTFGLSVAVHMGMLAGDLFLYDFHYLARIPPQIWRLVTCFLITFPNLGVLFDTFHMYMYMSQLEKGHPRLSRREDLVWYLTFVCGTILILNHLLGFGYGIMTQALLLAMAYTVTQEQRGQTTNYMFINIPSQLVPFAMMAINLFFPGGISIVFLQLQGLAAAHLYLFLTKIWPDVAGGRNWLATPAFIRSAVNGVAPAPQPSAGGRGFDTTSAQSSGASRGPLPDSWRTRGPGHRLG
- a CDS encoding uncharacterized protein (EggNog:ENOG41~TransMembrane:1 (n2-13c20/21o44-68i)~SECRETED:SignalP(1-20)), yielding MISSIHLLLLALASSQTAQAFKASPRDGNNDTESASSKGLPLAAIIGIIVGIVFIFGLATCLFVVYFARQRHSPRPFYEQRYYYRQEIESPKTMVEPWEYVAHQPRYPEFHGVARNGPVETNAEFYNRMESAARSGHIQLTHDPRSAIHGHDNAMPAHHAYDPNTVSKQARSASSSHSLPPPQPTHKRRPGTPDSFIIRAYKSAVEDASRMPEPQSLPTPKHSVLSSPSEPNSSPTLVGSSSRWSSRFSSLSLPKLYIPKKAPPPSLVLQPLTTQPRDATDHQLHITPPLLSDPRFIDRPLGAGVVVLERNRPPTPKNSEKYAAYTEVPLASGKSILYGM